A single Natranaerobius thermophilus JW/NM-WN-LF DNA region contains:
- a CDS encoding YggT family protein, with the protein MPVVSLFNWIFQIVYIMLIIRVIFSFLRPSPYQNKRLYDLNKIIWKITEPVLAPIRNLISPLMVGGGHYIDLSPLIALLLLNLLQRLTFSLLWML; encoded by the coding sequence ATGCCTGTGGTGAGTTTGTTTAATTGGATTTTTCAAATTGTATATATAATGCTGATTATTAGAGTGATCTTTTCCTTTTTGCGTCCGTCCCCTTATCAAAACAAAAGATTATATGATTTAAATAAAATTATTTGGAAAATAACAGAACCTGTCCTAGCACCTATTAGAAACTTAATTTCGCCTTTGATGGTCGGTGGAGGACATTACATTGACCTCTCACCGTTAATCGCCTTGTTATTATTGAATTTATTACAAAGATTGACATTTAGTTTACTTTGGATGCTGTAA
- a CDS encoding YggS family pyridoxal phosphate-dependent enzyme yields MTAYIKSNLQEIKEKMSKSAELVGKSLDDLTLIGITKYATTEQIAELYRLGVTNIGENKVQDALPKIEELEDLEINWHFVGHLQSNKVKYLINHISLYQALDRTSLAKELHKRADKNNVNVNALVQINIAGDENKFGLSQEETEHFIEKVLNNYPRINIKGLMTMPPYFSEPEQVRPYYSRMRELFELFKTKFGEQHFQYLSMGMSHDYHIAIEEGANMVRVGRSLFTQREEG; encoded by the coding sequence ATGACGGCATATATCAAAAGTAATCTTCAAGAAATTAAGGAAAAAATGTCAAAATCTGCGGAACTAGTCGGTAAATCCCTTGATGATTTAACATTGATAGGAATTACTAAGTATGCAACAACTGAACAAATAGCTGAACTATACAGATTAGGGGTGACAAATATAGGAGAAAACAAAGTTCAAGATGCATTACCTAAAATTGAAGAATTAGAAGATCTTGAAATTAACTGGCACTTCGTAGGTCATTTACAAAGTAATAAGGTAAAGTACTTAATCAATCATATATCTCTTTACCAGGCTTTGGATAGGACCTCACTGGCTAAGGAGTTGCACAAACGTGCAGATAAAAACAATGTCAATGTAAATGCTTTGGTTCAAATAAATATTGCTGGAGATGAAAATAAATTTGGGCTGAGTCAGGAGGAAACGGAACATTTTATTGAAAAAGTATTAAATAATTATCCACGTATCAATATCAAGGGTCTTATGACCATGCCTCCTTATTTTTCAGAACCGGAGCAAGTTCGTCCATATTATAGTAGAATGAGAGAACTATTTGAATTGTTTAAAACAAAATTTGGAGAACAACATTTTCAATATCTGTCAATGGGGATGTCCCATGACTACCATATAGCCATTGAAGAAGGAGCAAACATGGTTAGAGTTGGTAGGTCACTGTTTACACAAAGAGAGGAGGGGTAA
- a CDS encoding RluA family pseudouridine synthase has product MERYKKAQSINTDYELIPKEKDEGLRLDLYLSEQIEDLSRSKAKMLINNNSVMVNDNWVKASYSITSGDVVKVDTQLIQSEITLIPQSIPLDIVYEDEYLLVVNKPRNMVVHPGAGNYRDTMVNALLYHCQNLSDGTSYERPGIVHRLDKDTSGLLVVAKQNETHDILSEEIKNRRVARTYLALVIGDFSKKKATIDLPIGRDPRNRKKMAVVHGGKRAITKVEMLRSFQNPEKISYLKCSLETGRTHQIRVHLSHLGYPLLGDPVYRGKTGKNVDIDKNLTGQALHSFSLAFTHPVFKKTMVFRAPLPSDMMNLISKLTRSDKTNFR; this is encoded by the coding sequence TTGGAAAGATATAAAAAGGCCCAGTCTATAAATACAGACTATGAATTGATCCCTAAAGAGAAAGATGAGGGATTGAGGCTGGATCTGTACTTAAGTGAACAGATCGAGGACTTAAGCCGAAGTAAAGCAAAAATGTTAATAAACAATAACAGTGTGATGGTAAATGACAATTGGGTTAAGGCTAGCTATTCCATTACCTCTGGAGATGTGGTAAAAGTGGACACTCAATTAATTCAATCTGAGATAACTCTAATTCCCCAGTCTATACCCTTAGATATTGTCTACGAAGATGAATATCTTTTGGTTGTCAATAAGCCGAGAAATATGGTAGTTCATCCTGGAGCCGGGAACTATCGAGATACCATGGTTAATGCTCTATTATATCATTGTCAAAATTTATCAGATGGTACTTCTTACGAGAGACCCGGTATTGTACATCGCTTGGACAAGGATACTTCTGGTTTGTTGGTAGTTGCAAAGCAAAATGAAACCCATGATATTTTATCGGAGGAAATCAAAAACAGGCGTGTAGCCAGAACTTATTTAGCACTAGTTATAGGAGACTTTTCCAAGAAGAAAGCTACAATTGATTTACCAATAGGAAGAGATCCCAGAAACAGGAAAAAAATGGCTGTAGTTCATGGAGGAAAGAGAGCAATTACGAAAGTTGAGATGTTGCGAAGTTTTCAAAATCCCGAAAAAATATCTTATTTGAAATGCTCTTTAGAGACCGGACGCACTCATCAGATTAGAGTACATTTAAGCCATTTAGGTTATCCCCTTTTAGGTGACCCAGTTTATAGAGGAAAAACCGGAAAAAACGTAGATATAGATAAAAATTTAACAGGGCAGGCTCTTCACTCTTTTTCCTTAGCATTTACTCATCCTGTATTTAAAAAGACTATGGTTTTTAGAGCTCCCCTGCCCTCAGATATGATGAACCTGATTTCTAAACTAACCAGAAGTGACAAAACCAATTTTAGATAA
- the ileS gene encoding isoleucine--tRNA ligase, translated as MNYKDTLNLPKTDFPMKAKLPSREPEFLQEWESNNLYQRVQQKRSGKPKYILHDGPPYANGNIHMGHALNKVLKDIVVKFKTMQGYDSPYVPGWDTHGLPIEHQITKTEKVDRKSMSDVEFRKKCHDYAMKYVEIQKEEFKRLGVRGDWDNPYLTLSPEFEAEQVKLFGEMAQKGYIYKGLKPVYWCTDCETALAEAEVEYHDKRSPSIYVGFHVKDSKGEFNEEGVEFIIWTTTPWTIPANMAIALHPEFQYSLIKSGEKHYIVATDLLETVAEEAKLGEYQIIREYTGRELEGIVCQHPLFDSRESLVILGDHVTLEQGTGCVHTAPGHGHEDYEVAQKYDLEVLSPLNDSGVFTEEAGQFQGLYYDKANKEITQALDKRGALLSLSFITHQYPCCWRCKESVIFRATEQWFASVDGFRQDALKAIEDVDWIPAWGEERIKAMVMNRGDWCISRQRVWGVPLPIFYCQECGHELITEESISAVAELFRQEGSDAWFEKEAPEILPQGIQCSCGAKKFSKETDIMDVWFDSGSTHRGVCAQRQELAWPVDLYLEGSDQYRGWFQSSLLTAVATKGESPYRECLTNGWVVDGEGKKMSKSQGNVIAPQDITNQYGADILRLWVASSEFKQDVRVSQKILKQTAEAYRKIRNTARFILGNLYDFTPEKDYVSFDQLEEIDSYILCRLQKVIDQATRAYDEFEFHEFYHLIHNFCVVELSQFYLDVIKDRIYTMPTESRERRAAQTTMYYLLDSLVKMLAPVLTFTSEEIWQYLPGDREESIQLTDWPEVNEELVDNELEQKWANFLEFRKEVAKALENARKDKKIGSSLESKILIYADEDLFKKLQSFEDNLEELFIVSQVELKKAEQLTETVKNQALSSEDVEQASIIIEAAQGEKCPRCWNYHPEVTKAEELCPRCSHVLETSNK; from the coding sequence ATGAATTATAAAGATACTCTCAATTTACCTAAGACAGATTTTCCCATGAAAGCTAAGCTTCCCTCAAGGGAACCTGAATTTTTACAAGAGTGGGAAAGCAACAACCTCTATCAACGTGTCCAACAAAAACGTTCAGGAAAGCCTAAGTACATTTTGCATGATGGCCCACCCTACGCTAATGGGAACATTCATATGGGTCATGCCTTGAATAAAGTCCTTAAAGATATTGTTGTTAAATTTAAAACAATGCAAGGATACGATTCTCCCTATGTACCTGGATGGGATACCCACGGTCTACCTATAGAGCATCAGATTACCAAAACAGAGAAAGTTGATAGGAAGAGCATGTCAGATGTGGAATTTCGTAAAAAATGTCATGATTATGCCATGAAGTATGTGGAGATACAAAAGGAAGAGTTTAAACGACTTGGAGTCAGAGGAGACTGGGATAATCCTTATCTGACTTTATCACCTGAATTTGAAGCTGAACAAGTTAAATTATTTGGTGAAATGGCACAAAAGGGTTATATTTATAAAGGATTAAAACCTGTATATTGGTGTACTGACTGTGAAACAGCTCTAGCAGAAGCAGAAGTTGAATATCATGACAAACGTTCACCTTCCATTTATGTTGGATTTCATGTAAAGGATAGTAAAGGTGAGTTTAATGAAGAAGGTGTAGAGTTTATTATCTGGACCACTACTCCCTGGACGATTCCTGCCAACATGGCAATTGCACTTCACCCCGAATTTCAATACTCATTAATAAAATCGGGAGAAAAACACTATATTGTGGCTACCGATTTACTAGAAACGGTAGCAGAAGAGGCTAAATTAGGAGAATATCAAATTATCAGAGAGTATACTGGTCGAGAATTAGAAGGAATAGTCTGTCAACATCCCCTCTTTGATAGCAGAGAGTCTTTAGTTATTTTAGGGGATCATGTAACCCTTGAACAGGGAACTGGCTGTGTTCACACTGCTCCGGGACATGGTCATGAGGACTATGAAGTTGCCCAAAAATACGATTTGGAAGTACTTTCTCCATTGAATGATAGTGGTGTTTTTACTGAAGAAGCTGGTCAGTTTCAAGGACTTTATTACGACAAAGCTAATAAAGAAATTACTCAAGCCCTGGATAAAAGAGGAGCTTTATTGTCCTTGAGTTTCATTACTCACCAGTATCCATGCTGTTGGAGATGTAAAGAGTCAGTTATCTTTCGGGCCACTGAACAATGGTTTGCATCAGTAGACGGATTTCGACAAGATGCTTTAAAAGCTATAGAAGATGTGGATTGGATCCCTGCCTGGGGTGAAGAAAGAATCAAAGCCATGGTAATGAACAGGGGAGATTGGTGTATTTCCAGGCAACGAGTCTGGGGAGTACCATTGCCGATCTTCTACTGTCAAGAATGTGGTCATGAATTGATCACAGAAGAATCTATCTCAGCTGTAGCTGAATTATTCAGACAGGAAGGTTCAGATGCCTGGTTCGAAAAAGAAGCCCCTGAAATATTACCACAAGGCATTCAATGTAGTTGTGGTGCCAAAAAATTTAGTAAAGAGACGGATATTATGGACGTATGGTTCGATTCTGGGTCTACTCATAGAGGGGTCTGTGCTCAAAGACAAGAACTGGCATGGCCTGTAGATCTTTATTTGGAAGGGAGCGATCAATATCGAGGATGGTTTCAATCATCCTTGCTGACTGCTGTTGCCACTAAGGGTGAATCCCCCTATCGAGAATGTTTGACTAATGGTTGGGTAGTTGATGGTGAAGGAAAGAAAATGAGTAAGTCCCAGGGTAATGTCATAGCTCCCCAGGATATTACTAACCAATACGGAGCAGATATTCTCAGGCTTTGGGTAGCCTCTAGTGAGTTCAAACAAGATGTCAGGGTATCTCAAAAGATATTAAAACAGACTGCTGAAGCCTATCGTAAGATAAGAAATACTGCTAGATTTATCCTGGGTAATTTATACGATTTTACACCCGAAAAAGATTATGTATCCTTTGATCAATTAGAAGAAATTGATAGCTATATTCTATGTCGCTTACAAAAGGTTATTGATCAAGCCACTAGAGCCTATGATGAATTCGAGTTTCATGAGTTTTATCACTTAATTCACAATTTCTGTGTTGTTGAATTGAGTCAATTCTATTTAGATGTGATTAAAGATCGAATCTATACAATGCCAACTGAGTCAAGAGAGAGGCGGGCTGCTCAAACCACCATGTATTATTTACTAGATAGTTTAGTGAAAATGCTTGCTCCAGTATTGACTTTCACCAGTGAAGAAATATGGCAGTATTTACCAGGTGATCGAGAAGAGTCAATCCAATTAACCGACTGGCCAGAAGTCAACGAGGAACTGGTAGATAATGAGCTAGAGCAGAAGTGGGCGAATTTTTTAGAATTCAGAAAAGAAGTGGCCAAAGCACTAGAAAATGCTCGTAAAGATAAAAAAATTGGCAGTTCCTTAGAATCGAAAATCTTAATTTATGCTGATGAAGACCTATTTAAAAAATTACAAAGTTTTGAGGATAATCTAGAGGAACTGTTCATAGTTTCTCAAGTAGAATTGAAGAAAGCCGAACAATTAACTGAGACTGTTAAGAACCAGGCTTTAAGCTCGGAAGATGTAGAACAGGCTAGCATAATTATTGAAGCCGCCCAGGGTGAAAAATGCCCCAGGTGTTGGAACTATCACCCTGAAGTGACTAAAGCGGAAGAATTATGCCCTAGATGTAGTCATGTCTTAGAGACTAGCAATAAATAG
- the lspA gene encoding signal peptidase II — MGFVLFVIIALTIVLDQISKLIVARTMSLGDSIPVLENIFHITYSVNPGAAFGIMAYQTTFFIVTTILLLLVMVFLFYRLGQEFQIVKIALALQFGGAVGNLIDRIRTGYVIDFFDFRIWPIFNIADMAIVLGVSILIYFILFMSKDYGCFD, encoded by the coding sequence GTGGGATTTGTTTTATTTGTCATAATTGCATTAACTATTGTTTTAGATCAAATATCCAAACTAATAGTTGCAAGAACTATGAGTTTAGGTGATAGTATCCCGGTGTTGGAGAACATTTTTCATATAACTTACTCAGTTAATCCCGGTGCTGCTTTTGGAATAATGGCTTATCAGACTACCTTTTTCATCGTGACTACCATTTTGTTATTACTCGTAATGGTATTTTTATTTTATCGACTAGGACAAGAATTTCAAATAGTAAAAATAGCTCTGGCTTTACAGTTTGGTGGCGCAGTAGGTAATTTGATTGACAGGATTAGAACAGGCTATGTGATAGATTTTTTTGATTTTAGGATCTGGCCAATTTTTAATATTGCAGATATGGCTATTGTGCTAGGTGTGTCTATTTTAATTTATTTTATATTGTTTATGTCCAAAGATTATGGATGTTTTGATTAG
- a CDS encoding RNA-binding protein, whose product MGTDKQTIMNHYTHPLEKETASKIFDKTDKVFKEQGMETTDFFDPHQLTIAEKVINTFSDVSALFYGGLADAERKKVGIFPKEWNVTPDQLGIEVLELRGNFRFSSISHRDVLGAVMGLGLKRDKIGDIHVMEEEHRLIIAVDESISQFITQNLTQVKNVSVSAEAMDQEEIPRQQEYTREIKGTVSSLRLDAVASIGFGASRSKMSQLIKAERIKLNWQPTKDPKATVSEGDVISLRGKGRVEISAIGGKSRKGRRHVTLKRYK is encoded by the coding sequence ATGGGAACTGATAAACAAACAATTATGAATCACTATACTCATCCTCTGGAAAAGGAAACAGCCAGTAAAATATTCGATAAAACAGACAAAGTGTTTAAGGAGCAAGGGATGGAAACTACAGATTTTTTTGATCCACATCAGTTAACTATTGCAGAAAAAGTGATTAATACATTCTCTGATGTTTCAGCTTTATTTTATGGTGGTTTAGCTGATGCGGAAAGGAAAAAGGTTGGGATTTTCCCTAAGGAATGGAATGTTACCCCTGATCAATTGGGGATCGAAGTACTAGAGCTTAGAGGAAATTTTAGATTTTCTAGTATTTCTCATAGAGATGTTTTAGGTGCTGTCATGGGTCTAGGTTTAAAGAGGGATAAAATTGGTGATATTCATGTCATGGAAGAGGAACACAGGTTGATTATTGCTGTTGATGAAAGTATCTCCCAATTCATTACACAAAATTTAACACAAGTAAAAAATGTATCAGTATCAGCTGAAGCTATGGATCAGGAAGAAATCCCTCGCCAGCAAGAGTACACTCGTGAAATAAAGGGAACTGTATCTAGTTTAAGATTAGATGCTGTTGCCAGTATAGGTTTCGGAGCTTCTAGAAGTAAAATGAGTCAGTTGATAAAAGCAGAGAGGATAAAACTCAACTGGCAACCTACTAAAGATCCTAAGGCTACTGTTTCTGAAGGAGATGTGATTTCATTAAGAGGAAAAGGAAGAGTGGAAATATCTGCAATCGGTGGTAAAAGCCGAAAGGGTAGGAGACATGTAACATTAAAGCGTTATAAATAA
- a CDS encoding cell division protein SepF: MNFFEKILVFLGLAEEAEEEIIEDEEDVAPVNNSTFQEKKHKKRSAVQRKQKNSDQEGDSVVPLHSTKNTQGIKIHLIAPSKYEEAQEIGKYLKSGFPVVVNLEQLEMETAKQMIDFVSGTVFALDGNLHKIGQQIFLFSPPNVGIDGAIDTTGDEFFDQKTYEEYE, translated from the coding sequence ATGAATTTTTTTGAAAAGATACTAGTATTTTTAGGGCTAGCCGAAGAAGCAGAGGAGGAAATTATAGAAGATGAAGAAGATGTAGCACCAGTTAACAACTCTACCTTCCAAGAAAAAAAACATAAAAAACGAAGTGCTGTTCAAAGAAAACAGAAAAATAGTGATCAGGAAGGGGATTCGGTAGTGCCACTACACAGTACAAAAAATACACAAGGTATAAAAATTCACTTAATTGCACCCAGTAAATACGAAGAAGCTCAAGAAATTGGGAAATACCTAAAAAGTGGTTTTCCTGTGGTCGTAAACTTAGAACAATTAGAAATGGAGACGGCCAAACAAATGATTGATTTTGTTAGTGGGACAGTTTTTGCCCTTGATGGCAATTTACACAAAATTGGGCAGCAAATATTCTTATTTTCGCCACCTAATGTAGGAATAGATGGTGCCATTGATACCACTGGAGATGAATTTTTTGATCAAAAAACATACGAAGAATATGAATAG
- a CDS encoding DivIVA domain-containing protein translates to MTLTPLDIHNKEFSRSFRGYNPDEVNEFLDRVVKDYESIIKKNIELKEEVEKLNNKIEHYQKMEETLHNAIVVAQETAEEVKENAQKEAELIKREAQSEANKQIEDAHNKVNKIQQEIEELKKQASAHKTRFKSMLETQLDLLESEEWKNLNANNQEDYQSEYHSQNAGTEQASDLTASYEEEEVENSQIDSQDTSHSN, encoded by the coding sequence ATGACATTAACCCCCCTAGACATACACAATAAGGAATTTTCTCGTTCCTTTCGAGGATATAATCCTGATGAAGTTAATGAGTTTTTGGACAGGGTTGTTAAGGACTATGAAAGTATTATCAAAAAGAATATCGAACTTAAGGAAGAAGTGGAAAAATTAAATAATAAAATTGAACACTATCAAAAAATGGAAGAAACTCTTCATAATGCTATAGTTGTGGCTCAGGAAACTGCTGAAGAAGTGAAGGAAAATGCACAAAAAGAGGCAGAATTAATTAAAAGAGAAGCTCAAAGTGAAGCTAACAAGCAGATCGAAGATGCTCATAACAAGGTCAATAAAATTCAACAGGAAATAGAAGAATTGAAAAAACAAGCTAGTGCTCATAAAACACGATTTAAATCCATGCTAGAAACTCAACTTGATTTACTGGAATCAGAAGAATGGAAAAATTTAAATGCTAACAATCAAGAAGACTACCAATCTGAATATCATAGCCAAAATGCAGGTACTGAACAAGCCTCTGATTTGACTGCTAGCTACGAAGAAGAGGAAGTTGAAAATTCCCAAATTGATAGTCAAGACACATCACATAGTAATTAA
- a CDS encoding DUF5665 domain-containing protein: MRILQDNNNNQKELLEKLYYQTAELLDKLEKFKLAEYMHYLNNPVRYFWINFWGGVARGLGIAVGMTVLGAILVYFLQQLVMLNLPIIGDFIADIVKIVQEHL, from the coding sequence ATGAGAATTTTGCAAGATAACAATAATAATCAAAAAGAGTTGTTAGAAAAACTATATTACCAAACTGCAGAACTTTTAGATAAACTGGAAAAATTTAAATTAGCCGAGTATATGCATTATTTAAATAATCCAGTACGTTATTTTTGGATTAATTTTTGGGGAGGGGTAGCTAGAGGTTTAGGCATAGCAGTGGGGATGACAGTTTTAGGTGCTATTTTGGTTTACTTTTTACAGCAGCTAGTAATGTTAAATCTACCAATAATTGGTGATTTTATTGCTGATATCGTTAAAATTGTTCAAGAACACTTATAA
- a CDS encoding Rqc2 family fibronectin-binding protein, with translation MPIDGFTIRGIVGELQKIIGSKINQIHQPQKEVITLKLYGRSGQNTLLLSAHPKYCRVNLTEKKLENPASPSSFCMFLRKFLVGGKITDIVQYHGDRIVDIHIKRRDEFDLTEEFLLTCEIMGKHSNVILVNKKTKRIMDALRRIQRELSASDQRELVPGTLFERPPAPDKLDPFSENLDKDKFNKLLSQYQNQIDKLFFDNFLGVSPFLSKQIINTTYPEGVEANELYNIWEKIINDIMSLSYQPVIVYDKTTTEMKDVYWDNRFYNTDNFKLVEYDTLNQAIDDFAHYKGQEELAKQLKSQLKKKLSGAAKKARKKLKKQTKEYETSEGGTKYKKYGELLSANYHLVNNAHTETVEVYDYYQDPPKLLGIKIDPSKTPGENIDHYFKKFKKCTNRIKKLGTEIKKTRQEISYLEGLLFQVDEAAKLEELKDIRQELMEQGYLKKQTKDREKAPRGSEGDFIKYTSSDGFTIMVGKNNKQNDRLTLKKASKNDTWFHTKEIAGTHVIVKGDNIPEATILEAAQVAAYHSKARNSENVPVDYTQIKNVRKPKGAKPGMVIYDNHKTLYVDPKLPQTDSN, from the coding sequence ATGCCAATAGACGGTTTTACCATCAGAGGAATTGTAGGCGAGTTACAAAAAATAATTGGTTCTAAAATTAACCAAATTCATCAACCTCAAAAAGAAGTTATTACTCTAAAATTATATGGAAGAAGTGGCCAGAACACGTTGTTATTAAGTGCTCATCCCAAGTACTGTCGCGTGAATCTAACTGAAAAGAAACTGGAAAACCCGGCTTCTCCCAGCTCATTTTGTATGTTTTTGCGTAAATTTTTAGTTGGAGGAAAAATTACCGATATTGTTCAGTATCATGGTGATCGGATAGTTGATATTCACATAAAACGCAGGGATGAGTTTGATTTGACCGAAGAATTCCTGTTAACTTGTGAAATAATGGGTAAGCACAGTAATGTGATTTTAGTCAATAAAAAAACAAAGAGAATTATGGATGCTTTAAGGCGTATTCAAAGAGAACTCTCTGCCTCTGATCAAAGAGAATTAGTGCCGGGGACCCTATTTGAACGACCACCAGCTCCAGATAAACTAGATCCCTTTTCTGAAAATCTAGATAAAGATAAGTTTAATAAACTATTATCTCAATACCAAAATCAAATAGATAAACTGTTTTTTGATAACTTTTTAGGAGTAAGTCCCTTTTTATCAAAGCAAATAATAAATACTACCTACCCAGAAGGTGTAGAAGCTAACGAGCTGTATAATATTTGGGAAAAAATTATAAATGATATAATGTCCCTGTCATATCAACCTGTTATTGTTTATGACAAAACCACAACTGAGATGAAGGATGTTTATTGGGATAATAGATTTTATAATACTGATAATTTTAAATTAGTCGAGTACGATACATTAAATCAAGCAATAGATGATTTTGCTCATTATAAGGGACAAGAAGAACTGGCTAAGCAATTAAAATCACAACTAAAGAAAAAACTATCCGGAGCAGCTAAAAAAGCAAGAAAAAAACTTAAAAAACAAACAAAGGAATATGAAACTTCGGAAGGTGGTACTAAATACAAAAAATATGGTGAACTCTTAAGTGCTAATTATCATTTAGTTAATAATGCACATACCGAAACAGTAGAAGTTTACGATTATTATCAAGATCCTCCCAAACTACTAGGAATTAAAATCGACCCATCTAAAACTCCAGGAGAAAACATTGACCATTACTTTAAAAAATTTAAAAAATGCACCAATCGTATCAAAAAACTAGGAACTGAGATAAAGAAAACCAGGCAGGAAATTTCTTATTTGGAAGGCTTACTATTCCAAGTCGATGAAGCAGCTAAATTGGAGGAACTAAAAGACATTAGGCAGGAGCTAATGGAGCAAGGTTACTTAAAGAAACAAACTAAAGACCGAGAAAAAGCCCCTCGAGGTAGTGAAGGTGATTTTATCAAATATACTTCTAGTGATGGTTTTACAATTATGGTAGGAAAAAACAATAAACAGAACGATCGCTTAACGTTAAAGAAGGCTTCCAAAAACGACACTTGGTTTCACACCAAGGAAATTGCAGGAACTCATGTAATTGTTAAAGGTGATAATATTCCGGAAGCAACTATCCTTGAAGCTGCACAAGTTGCGGCATACCATTCTAAAGCTAGAAACTCTGAAAATGTACCTGTGGATTACACTCAAATTAAAAACGTCAGAAAACCCAAAGGAGCAAAACCAGGAATGGTAATTTATGATAATCACAAGACTTTATATGTGGATCCAAAGTTACCACAAACTGACTCCAACTAA
- a CDS encoding TraR/DksA C4-type zinc finger protein, protein MTDQEIEKYRQKLLSIKADLEKHEAEGQHDNRTSIRDNVSELSSYDNHPGDLGSEQYELEKDTTLSNLREQKLREIEIALEKIANGDYGKCESCGKEINNERLDAVPYTRYCISCLGDLASNQDEHPYFEGHTHLETMSSKDENSIHFDKEDMWQKLENYGQAGGTNEDYENSDENWGAADKMDEYSIGGKDLSINPKTDPERFKRRKRRGRNDQS, encoded by the coding sequence ATGACAGATCAAGAAATTGAGAAATATCGCCAGAAATTGTTATCTATTAAAGCAGATCTTGAAAAACACGAAGCTGAAGGACAACATGATAATCGTACTAGTATTAGAGATAATGTCTCAGAACTATCGAGCTATGATAATCATCCTGGGGACTTAGGTTCTGAACAATATGAACTAGAAAAAGATACAACTTTATCAAATCTAAGAGAACAAAAATTACGAGAAATAGAAATTGCTTTAGAAAAAATTGCTAATGGTGATTATGGGAAATGTGAATCATGTGGAAAGGAAATTAATAATGAAAGATTAGATGCAGTTCCATACACTAGATATTGTATTTCATGTCTAGGAGATTTAGCTTCAAATCAGGATGAACACCCTTATTTTGAAGGACATACTCACTTGGAGACTATGAGCTCAAAAGACGAAAATTCAATCCACTTCGATAAAGAAGATATGTGGCAAAAATTAGAGAACTACGGTCAGGCCGGGGGAACTAACGAAGATTATGAAAACTCCGATGAAAATTGGGGTGCTGCTGATAAAATGGATGAATATTCTATTGGAGGCAAAGATCTTAGTATTAACCCTAAAACAGATCCAGAACGATTTAAAAGAAGGAAAAGACGGGGAAGAAATGATCAATCATAG